The Streptomyces sp. NBC_01439 genome contains the following window.
CCCGGCGCGGGCCGTCGTCCTTAGCGGCGGCCGCCGATCTCGGTGGCCGGCGCGGGTCGCGCTCCACCCCCGCGGGACGTTTGATGGACCTGAAAGAAGACTGCACGAACCGTGTGAACCTGCTTCTGGCGGACAGTGACGCGAAACCTGTACGTGTGGTGAGAAATCGGTTACATGGTGTGATGTGGCCCTCGGCGTTCAACGGAAAGGAACGAGCGCACATGCGCGAGATCCTCGGAAGGCGTCTCCAGCGGCTCCGCGATCGCTTTCAATCCCTGCGCCCCGACCCCGGACAGAGCGGCAGCACGTCCGCTCTCCTCGATGCGGCGCTCGTCTGCGCCACCACCTGGCAGTGGCCCGTCCTGCCCGGCGTCGGTCGGTCCGGGACGGACGGCAAGCGATGCGCCTGCCCCGACCCCGACTGCGCCGTCCCAGGCGCGCATCCCTTCGATCCCGGACTGCTCGCCGCCACCACCGACTCCCGGATGGTGGAATGGTGGTGGACCAACCGGCCCGCCGCCCCCGTCTTGATGGCCACCGGCGGGACCGCCCCGTGCGCGGTGAGCCTGCCGGCGGGCGCGGCGGCGCGCGCCCTCGTACGACTGGACGCGCAAGGCATGCGGCTCGGTCCGGTCGTGGCCACGCCCACCCGCTGGGCACTGCTGGTGGCGCCGTACTCGCTGGAGCGGCTCGGTGAACTCCTGTACGCGAAGGACCACGTGCCCTCCTCCCTGCGCTTCCACGGTGAGGGCGGCTACCTGTTGCTGCCGCCGTCCGCCGCGTCCAGCGGTGGCCAGGTGCGTTGGGAACGGGAGCCGCGGGCGCAGGCGGCGGTGCAGCGGCCGTGGGCGCGGTCGGCGCACGCGCAGTTGCCGCAGGCGCGGGCGCGGGCGGGAAACCTCTGGCTGCCCGAGATCGAGGCGGTCTTGGACGCGCTGGTCGAGGCCAGCAGCGGTGCGCCGGGCGGCGGTAGCAGGCTGGCGTACTGACGTGCCGGGCCTGTGAGGATCACTCGTACGGGTGTCGGTGGGGCGAGTTTCCAAGGGAATTGGGCGCGGGGATCTCCGCGCCCCATTCCCTCCTCGCTATCTTCGGCAAATGAATCTCCGCCTGATCGGTATCGGCGCCGGTGTGTTGATCATCTTGTCGCTCCCGCTCGCCGGGGCGATCGCCGAGCCGGATTTCGCCGGTCAGGAGGACGGAAAAGGTGGCGGCCTGTTCTCGACACTCGGGCTTTCGGCCTCCTCCCGCACATCTCCCTCGGCGCCCGCGCGCTCGGCGCCGACGGTTGGCCCGCAGCAACCCGGCCCGGCCGAACGGCCCCGTACGGATTCCCACTGCGGCCCCGAACTGTTGTCACCGCACGGGGTGGAGGCACAAACCTGTGTGTTGATCGGTGAAGGCCAGACATGGGGCCGGAGTTACTACCGGAACACGAGTGGTCGCGCGCTGGACGCCGCGCTGACGGTGATGGGTCCGGCCGGGCGCACGGTACAGATCCGGTGTGCGGTGGGCGCGGGCGACGAACCGGGCTTGTGCGAGACGCCGAAGGAAGTCTCGGCGGGCGATCCGGAGAGTTACTCGGCTGTAGCGGAGTTTGCAGTTCCGGATGATGAAGGGGAACTGCTCTTGAGGTCCGGGAGCAACTCACCGGTGCCGGGTGACGGTTGACCGCACCCCTGAAAATCAAGGGCCCGGTCGCTGGCGACGGGGGATGCACCAGCGACCGGGCTACAAGAACGGTAACAAGAGATCGCCTGTTCGCAAATTCGATCTCCGATATTCAGACACCGATTTGCAGACGATTAGCGGGAGTTGTGACTCCGGTCACCGGCTTCGCGCGGGCGCTCGGTCAGCTGAGCGTCACCTGGCGGTTGGTGAGTCCGCCACGCGCCCGGCGCTCCTCCGTGGTCAGCGGGGCGTCCGTGGCCAGAGCCCCGGCCAGCCGCTCCGCGAACTCCGCCGCGGGCTTCTCGACGTCGTCGGCCGTGACCCCGGTGGGCAGGTCCCAGACGGGAACCATGAGACCGTGGGCGCGGAAGGATCCGACGAGCTTCGTGCCCTCGCCGAGCGAGGTGGTACCGGCCGCGTGCAGCCGCGCGAGGGCGTCGAGCAGCTTCTCCTCGGGGTGCGGCATGACCCAGCGCAGGTGGTTCTTGTCCGGCGTCTCGCACCAGTAGGCGGCGTCCACGCCGGTCAGCTTGACGGTGGGAATGGCAGCCGCGTTGGCGCGCTCCAGTGAGGCGGCGATCTCCGGGGAGGCGTTCTGGGCGCTCTCGGATTCCGGAATCCAGAATTCGAACCCGGTGTGCACAACCGGCTCGAAACCGCCGTCGGCGTCCAGGAGATCCTGAAGTCGGGGACCCTCGGCGGGAACCCGGCGGGCGGCAACCGGCGTACCGGGCTCCGCTACGAGGGCACGCTCCAGGGTGTCGGCCATGTCGCGGCCGAGGTCTCCGGAGGACGAGTCGTTCTGCAGGCCGAGGAGGACGGACCCGTCCTCGCGGCGCAGCGCCGGCCAGGCCATGGGCAGTACGGTCA
Protein-coding sequences here:
- a CDS encoding DUF5926 family protein; this translates as MAKKRPAAKTAKPQLNNGEIPVVGAREPCPCGSGRRYKACHGAAAAHAVTEHVRRPFEGLPGECDWVALRELVPAATVPLSLKGGLPEGVPSVTLVTVLPMAWPALRREDGSVLLGLQNDSSSGDLGRDMADTLERALVAEPGTPVAARRVPAEGPRLQDLLDADGGFEPVVHTGFEFWIPESESAQNASPEIAASLERANAAAIPTVKLTGVDAAYWCETPDKNHLRWVMPHPEEKLLDALARLHAAGTTSLGEGTKLVGSFRAHGLMVPVWDLPTGVTADDVEKPAAEFAERLAGALATDAPLTTEERRARGGLTNRQVTLS
- a CDS encoding bifunctional DNA primase/polymerase, encoding MREILGRRLQRLRDRFQSLRPDPGQSGSTSALLDAALVCATTWQWPVLPGVGRSGTDGKRCACPDPDCAVPGAHPFDPGLLAATTDSRMVEWWWTNRPAAPVLMATGGTAPCAVSLPAGAAARALVRLDAQGMRLGPVVATPTRWALLVAPYSLERLGELLYAKDHVPSSLRFHGEGGYLLLPPSAASSGGQVRWEREPRAQAAVQRPWARSAHAQLPQARARAGNLWLPEIEAVLDALVEASSGAPGGGSRLAY